A window of the Coleofasciculus sp. FACHB-T130 genome harbors these coding sequences:
- the yidC gene encoding membrane protein insertase YidC, producing MDFGIGFLSNNVMLPILDFFYGIVPSYGLAIVALTLVIRFALYPLSAGSIRNMRRMKVSQPLMKKRQEEIQKLYKDDPAKQQEEMSKLFKEFGNPLAGCFPVLLQMPILFALFATLRGSPFSDVNYTVNLQIFPQEQIERIQPQAFVTAPQNIYFSDGVHAPIAALLPGGNRLTVGEKAKIEFQTVEGKPLRELLADYPETKLIPRWKVTKGEERVQVNEDGSVEALQPGEVTVQGTVPGLAADKGFLFIDALGRVGAFDEDGTIHWDIIGMVLFFGISLYLNQVLSGQNDSSDANAQQATVNKITPILFSGMFLFFPLPAGVLMYMVIANIFQTAQTFILSREPLPENLQKMVEVQEKETKAKEREALPFEPGRSKKKASS from the coding sequence ATGGACTTTGGTATCGGGTTTCTCTCCAATAATGTCATGCTGCCAATCCTGGATTTCTTCTACGGGATTGTGCCTAGCTATGGTCTCGCCATCGTGGCGCTGACACTTGTAATTCGCTTTGCTCTCTATCCCCTGAGTGCTGGCTCCATTCGCAATATGCGGCGGATGAAAGTTTCCCAACCGCTGATGAAAAAGCGACAAGAAGAAATTCAGAAGCTTTACAAGGACGATCCTGCAAAACAGCAGGAGGAAATGAGCAAGCTGTTCAAAGAATTTGGCAATCCCTTAGCCGGGTGCTTCCCCGTGTTGCTGCAAATGCCGATTCTCTTTGCATTGTTTGCCACCTTGCGGGGATCGCCATTCTCGGATGTGAACTACACGGTCAATTTGCAAATCTTTCCTCAAGAACAAATTGAACGGATTCAGCCGCAAGCTTTCGTGACAGCGCCACAAAACATTTACTTTTCAGATGGCGTTCATGCCCCGATTGCGGCGCTGCTGCCGGGAGGGAACCGCCTGACGGTTGGGGAAAAGGCTAAAATTGAATTTCAAACCGTGGAGGGCAAACCCCTTCGGGAACTCCTCGCCGACTATCCTGAAACTAAGCTGATTCCCCGCTGGAAGGTCACTAAAGGCGAAGAACGGGTACAGGTGAATGAAGATGGCAGCGTGGAAGCTCTTCAGCCTGGGGAAGTCACCGTTCAGGGAACAGTTCCAGGACTAGCGGCAGATAAAGGATTTCTCTTTATTGATGCGTTAGGTCGTGTGGGCGCTTTTGATGAAGACGGAACCATTCACTGGGATATTATCGGCATGGTGCTATTCTTTGGCATCAGTTTGTATCTCAACCAGGTTCTCTCCGGACAGAACGATTCCAGCGATGCAAACGCCCAGCAGGCTACGGTCAACAAAATTACCCCAATCCTCTTTTCTGGGATGTTTTTGTTCTTCCCGCTGCCAGCAGGGGTGTTGATGTACATGGTCATTGCTAACATTTTCCAAACTGCTCAGACGTTTATTTTGTCGCGCGAACCCCTACCAGAAAACCTTCAGAAAATGGTAGAAGTTCAAGAAAAAGAAACGAAAGCAAAGGAAAGAGAAGCACTTCCCTTTGAACCAGGTCGTTCTAAGAAAAAGGCTTCGAGTTAG
- a CDS encoding DUF2808 domain-containing protein codes for MLSTKSSKRRLISALAATGCVLTGFASLTQAQSLPGLTIFSGVERGNQLSYRLDFGGQSDAWDRYRLKIPGKKMELGAAQFVITYPDYYKGKFDTKNVEVRVKGKKLPLKEVVWDKENYKLLIYMQEPVAAGNSVDLILSNVKNPPFGGTYYFTGAILTPGDVPLPRYLGTWILSIN; via the coding sequence ATGTTGTCAACAAAATCCTCTAAGCGACGCCTAATTTCTGCCCTAGCGGCGACGGGTTGCGTGCTAACGGGCTTTGCCAGCCTCACCCAAGCACAGAGTCTACCCGGTTTAACCATTTTTAGCGGTGTTGAACGAGGAAATCAGCTGAGCTATCGGTTAGATTTTGGCGGTCAATCGGATGCTTGGGATCGCTACCGGCTCAAGATTCCTGGCAAAAAGATGGAATTAGGGGCAGCTCAGTTTGTCATCACTTATCCGGATTACTACAAGGGCAAATTTGACACCAAAAACGTTGAAGTCCGCGTCAAAGGAAAAAAATTGCCCCTCAAAGAGGTTGTCTGGGACAAAGAAAATTACAAGCTTCTGATTTATATGCAGGAGCCAGTGGCTGCTGGTAACAGCGTAGATTTAATCTTGTCTAACGTGAAAAACCCGCCTTTTGGTGGAACTTATTATTTCACAGGTGCGATTCTTACTCCCGGCGATGTACCGTTGCCCCGTTATCTCGGTACCTGGATTCTGAGTATTAATTAA
- a CDS encoding peptidoglycan-binding protein: METLAYLHLALVYETPVQEAGVSPVGENQEFLTGLNWKKLSSHATIHFLSIAVALAMLGISSQALAQRTLKQGDRGSEVRALQQQLQARGFSVPATGNFGSQTKNAVIRFQQANRLTPDGIVGRGTRAELFNQVRPTISQSFNNDPFTLPPPDRTLDSLPENPTLSPPNIPTLRAENIYPEDIYSENTYSENTYSDIRLVQEQLAQAGFNPGRIDGVFGRNTAQALREFQASVGLSPSGTITSETLRALDDYVAGRPSQQLSDYSNRNDRSRRSLQPGDRGSEVEDLQRRLSDQGFNPDRIDGVYGPATQRAVRRFQQARRLYPDGIADARTLQELGINFAENRYVVVVPGNYTTLNKVLRYVPNADLGPKSKRGSYVNAGAFSNRQLAESRSELLRSRGLDARVVYRP, translated from the coding sequence ATGGAAACCCTTGCCTATCTTCATCTAGCCTTAGTCTACGAAACACCTGTACAAGAAGCCGGTGTTTCTCCGGTTGGGGAAAACCAGGAATTTCTGACCGGATTGAATTGGAAAAAACTTTCTAGCCACGCAACGATTCATTTTCTATCGATTGCCGTTGCCTTAGCGATGCTAGGAATCTCTTCTCAGGCGTTAGCACAGAGAACGCTAAAACAAGGCGATCGCGGTTCTGAGGTACGCGCATTACAACAGCAGTTACAGGCGCGAGGCTTTAGTGTGCCCGCCACTGGAAATTTTGGCTCGCAAACTAAAAATGCGGTGATTCGATTCCAGCAAGCCAATCGGCTCACACCAGATGGGATTGTGGGTCGAGGAACGAGGGCAGAATTATTTAATCAAGTTAGACCGACTATAAGCCAAAGCTTCAACAATGACCCGTTTACCCTGCCACCTCCGGACAGAACTCTGGACTCGCTTCCGGAAAACCCTACACTGTCTCCTCCCAACATCCCTACACTGAGAGCAGAAAATATCTATCCAGAAGATATCTATTCAGAAAATACCTATTCAGAAAATACCTATTCAGACATTAGGCTTGTCCAAGAACAGTTAGCACAGGCAGGATTCAACCCCGGTCGTATTGATGGAGTATTTGGTCGAAATACGGCGCAAGCTCTCAGGGAGTTCCAGGCAAGTGTAGGTTTATCCCCCAGCGGGACGATTACTTCAGAAACGCTGCGGGCACTAGACGACTACGTTGCCGGTCGTCCAAGTCAACAACTAAGCGACTACAGCAACCGGAACGACAGGAGTCGGAGAAGTCTCCAACCTGGCGATCGCGGTTCCGAGGTTGAGGATCTCCAACGGCGATTGAGCGATCAAGGCTTCAACCCTGATCGCATTGATGGGGTTTATGGTCCCGCTACCCAGCGAGCTGTCAGGCGGTTTCAGCAAGCTCGGCGTTTATACCCTGACGGCATTGCAGATGCACGAACTCTACAGGAATTAGGAATTAATTTTGCCGAGAATCGCTACGTGGTAGTCGTACCAGGGAATTACACAACATTGAATAAAGTCCTCCGCTATGTACCGAATGCGGATCTGGGGCCGAAATCGAAACGAGGTTCCTATGTAAATGCCGGGGCATTTTCCAATCGGCAGCTTGCCGAAAGCCGCTCCGAGCTACTGCGATCGCGCGGACTAGATGCACGGGTGGTATATCGCCCCTAG
- the rpmH gene encoding 50S ribosomal protein L34: MTQRTLGGTNRKQKRTSGFRARMRTKNGQAVIKARRKKGRYRLSV; the protein is encoded by the coding sequence ATGACTCAGCGCACTCTGGGCGGCACTAATCGTAAGCAAAAAAGAACATCTGGTTTTCGAGCACGGATGCGTACCAAAAATGGTCAGGCTGTCATCAAAGCTCGCCGAAAAAAGGGACGTTATCGCCTTTCTGTTTAG
- a CDS encoding PH domain-containing protein: MGIKEETFYEGGPHIGDLIINILLGFTVICIPLTVGAIVRALWLRYRITTRRISVTGGWMGRDRTDIIYSEIVNVVKVPRGIGLWGDMVVTLRDGSRLELRALPRFREIYDYINEKMAARTGKPADGSASR, encoded by the coding sequence ATGGGCATCAAAGAGGAAACCTTCTATGAAGGCGGTCCCCACATAGGTGATTTGATTATTAATATCCTGCTGGGATTTACAGTCATCTGTATACCTCTGACGGTAGGGGCAATTGTGAGAGCGCTTTGGTTGCGCTACCGGATTACAACTCGTCGTATCTCGGTAACGGGTGGTTGGATGGGACGCGATCGCACCGACATTATCTACTCAGAAATTGTTAATGTCGTGAAGGTTCCCCGTGGAATTGGTCTCTGGGGCGATATGGTAGTCACTCTTCGAGATGGCAGTCGCCTGGAACTCAGAGCCTTACCTCGATTCCGGGAAATTTATGACTACATCAACGAGAAAATGGCAGCCAGAACCGGCAAACCAGCGGATGGTTCCGCGAGTCGATAG
- a CDS encoding peptidoglycan-binding protein — METLAYLHLALAYEASTNSEFPIVWNSQKIFEGLNRQKLSSRASLSLLSLFVSLSLLGMSQALAILEPGNTGAEVATLQQRLQQLGYFKAGITGNFGPITTEAVIQFQKANGLEPDGIVGPRTEAALQKKRGKPIQAQTSQSRQVRQVSRQRFQSVRQRPQPVSKASQVSQRPRSGVLQEGDSGPEVVALQQRLQKQGYFQANITGYYGPITKAAVNRFQQAAGMPVDGIVGSDTQAALIGVGGGEDRTPPKNIASSGQILQLGSNNRQVVELQRRLRKLGILQGAMTGYFDQDTKDAVIQFQKSQGLTADGIARPNTILALKNTSDRFNTASSGQILQLGSNNREVVELQRRLRQMGIFQGAMTGYFDQDTKDAVIQFQKSQGLTADGIARPDTILALENTSDRFNVLSLQKRLKENGFYRGPLNGVFEAQTKAAVEAAQRAYGLSADDIVKGRF; from the coding sequence ATGGAAACCCTTGCCTACCTGCATCTTGCCCTGGCCTACGAAGCATCTACGAACAGCGAGTTTCCTATAGTCTGGAATAGCCAAAAAATTTTTGAAGGACTGAACCGCCAAAAGCTGTCTAGTAGAGCGAGTTTGTCTCTGCTATCGCTTTTTGTCTCACTGAGCCTCTTGGGAATGTCTCAAGCTTTAGCAATACTTGAGCCAGGAAACACCGGCGCGGAGGTAGCCACTCTCCAGCAGCGCTTGCAGCAGCTAGGCTATTTCAAAGCAGGTATCACAGGCAATTTTGGCCCGATTACAACGGAAGCTGTGATCCAATTCCAGAAAGCTAATGGGCTGGAACCGGATGGCATTGTGGGACCGCGAACCGAAGCCGCCTTACAGAAGAAGCGAGGCAAGCCAATTCAGGCGCAGACCAGCCAATCTCGGCAGGTCAGACAGGTCAGCCGCCAACGTTTCCAGTCTGTCAGGCAACGTCCGCAGCCGGTCAGCAAGGCTTCTCAGGTCAGCCAACGTCCGAGGAGTGGAGTCCTACAGGAAGGAGACAGCGGTCCGGAGGTAGTAGCGCTCCAGCAACGGTTGCAAAAACAGGGCTATTTTCAAGCAAATATCACTGGCTATTATGGCCCGATCACAAAAGCAGCTGTTAACCGATTTCAGCAAGCGGCGGGAATGCCAGTAGATGGCATTGTCGGTTCGGATACCCAGGCAGCTTTGATAGGTGTGGGAGGCGGAGAGGATCGGACTCCGCCTAAAAATATCGCTTCTAGTGGGCAGATCCTACAATTAGGCAGTAACAACCGGCAGGTGGTAGAACTCCAGCGACGGTTGCGGAAACTGGGAATTTTGCAAGGGGCCATGACTGGCTACTTTGATCAAGACACCAAAGATGCCGTAATTCAGTTTCAGAAATCGCAAGGTTTAACAGCTGATGGAATCGCTAGACCCAATACTATATTGGCTCTGAAAAATACAAGCGATCGCTTTAATACAGCTTCTAGCGGACAGATCCTACAGTTAGGCAGTAACAACCGGGAGGTGGTAGAACTCCAGCGACGGTTGCGGCAGATGGGAATTTTTCAAGGTGCCATGACTGGCTACTTCGATCAAGACACCAAAGACGCCGTGATTCAGTTTCAGAAATCGCAAGGTTTAACAGCTGATGGAATCGCTAGACCCGATACTATATTGGCTCTGGAAAATACAAGCGATCGCTTTAATGTATTGTCTTTACAAAAGCGTCTGAAAGAAAACGGCTTTTATCGCGGACCATTAAATGGGGTTTTCGAGGCGCAAACCAAAGCAGCAGTTGAAGCTGCCCAACGTGCTTATGGTCTCAGCGCTGATGACATCGTCAAGGGACGTTTTTAA
- a CDS encoding R3H domain-containing nucleic acid-binding protein, giving the protein MSDRRMQRGQQWLEQLLQLAKFPTGVKETAIQTIPQSSDSSQAELETYWLTIDETKLTSAQIQALVGSEGATLDAIQYLANAILNLGQEREEQTAYTIELDGYRARRQAELQELAEDAAQQVRSSGQEFEIKSLSSAERRQVHTFFQECDDLETYSRGQEPDRRLVVRLKN; this is encoded by the coding sequence ATGAGCGATCGCAGAATGCAGCGGGGTCAGCAGTGGCTAGAGCAACTCCTGCAACTAGCCAAATTTCCTACCGGCGTTAAAGAAACCGCAATCCAAACGATTCCACAAAGCAGCGACTCCTCCCAAGCAGAATTAGAAACTTACTGGTTGACAATCGACGAAACCAAACTAACATCCGCACAAATTCAAGCCTTAGTAGGTTCTGAAGGTGCGACTCTTGATGCCATCCAGTACCTTGCTAATGCCATTTTGAACTTGGGTCAAGAGCGGGAGGAGCAGACAGCTTACACCATTGAACTTGATGGCTATCGCGCTCGGCGTCAAGCGGAACTTCAGGAACTTGCTGAGGATGCCGCTCAGCAAGTTCGCTCTTCTGGTCAAGAATTTGAAATAAAATCCTTGTCTTCAGCAGAGCGGCGTCAAGTTCATACTTTTTTCCAAGAGTGCGACGATTTAGAAACCTATAGTCGGGGTCAAGAACCAGACCGGCGTCTGGTTGTACGATTAAAAAATTAA
- the rnpA gene encoding ribonuclease P protein component, translated as MALSRANRLRHRQDFTAVYQSGLRRNAPHFALRALRQSSGAKGMKTAEVMPTRIGISISQKVSKRAVIRNRIKRRIRAAIRQILPRIAPGWRLVIVVRPIAVECDYGQILRELEQLLAEAEVLNGHQRGNLL; from the coding sequence GTGGCATTATCCAGAGCAAATCGACTCAGGCACCGGCAAGATTTTACCGCTGTGTACCAGAGTGGTCTGCGTCGCAACGCCCCTCACTTTGCTTTAAGAGCGTTGAGGCAATCAAGCGGCGCGAAGGGCATGAAAACTGCTGAAGTGATGCCAACCCGCATCGGCATCTCCATCAGCCAAAAAGTCAGCAAGCGAGCAGTCATCCGGAACCGGATCAAGCGACGGATTCGGGCAGCGATTCGTCAGATATTACCTCGCATTGCACCTGGCTGGCGGTTGGTCATCGTTGTGCGACCCATAGCAGTGGAGTGCGATTATGGTCAAATTTTGCGAGAATTAGAGCAGTTGTTGGCAGAAGCAGAGGTACTCAATGGGCATCAAAGAGGAAACCTTCTATGA
- a CDS encoding peptidoglycan-binding protein has product METLAYLYVAVAYEETTDPLAFPVIEKLELFKDLNRQKLSSTATSYLLSLALNLAFLSLLHSASAIQIEDRGAEVTALQTNLMAANYYKGPVTGYYGKLTEAAVRRFQAISDLDADGIAGSETLEALKRYLESKSKKSKQSHNTPQTSAMNIGKRGLRLGDRGREVIEAQQRLKAAGFDPGSIDGKFGWKTEQAVKRFQVARGLKIDGIMGRETWFAAGYLATSNSPYSVIVMAETTETLRQVRQYVPNAYLDTSSSDSNIQAGAFATESGAERQSEMLRSQGLNARVVYRR; this is encoded by the coding sequence ATGGAGACACTTGCCTATCTTTATGTAGCAGTAGCTTACGAGGAAACGACAGATCCTCTGGCTTTTCCAGTTATAGAAAAGTTAGAACTTTTTAAGGATCTCAATCGGCAAAAGCTTTCTAGCACCGCGACAAGCTATCTACTATCGCTGGCTCTAAATCTAGCTTTCCTCAGTTTGCTCCACAGTGCTAGCGCAATACAGATAGAGGATAGGGGTGCTGAAGTGACGGCTTTGCAAACAAACTTGATGGCAGCCAACTACTATAAGGGACCTGTCACTGGATACTACGGCAAGTTGACCGAGGCAGCGGTGAGGCGTTTCCAAGCGATCAGTGACTTAGATGCTGACGGCATCGCGGGTTCGGAGACCCTAGAAGCATTAAAGCGATATCTGGAGAGCAAAAGCAAGAAAAGTAAGCAGTCGCACAACACTCCGCAGACGAGTGCAATGAACATTGGTAAGCGCGGGTTGCGACTGGGCGATCGCGGTCGGGAAGTCATCGAAGCTCAGCAAAGGCTGAAAGCGGCTGGTTTTGATCCGGGTTCTATTGATGGAAAATTTGGCTGGAAAACAGAGCAAGCTGTGAAGCGCTTTCAAGTGGCGAGGGGTTTAAAGATTGACGGCATTATGGGGCGGGAAACCTGGTTTGCTGCCGGGTATCTTGCGACTTCAAATTCTCCTTACTCGGTGATCGTAATGGCTGAGACTACCGAAACGCTGCGCCAAGTGCGCCAGTATGTGCCGAATGCTTATCTGGATACTTCCAGTAGCGATTCAAATATTCAGGCAGGAGCATTTGCCACTGAGTCTGGGGCAGAACGTCAGTCAGAGATGTTGCGATCGCAAGGACTGAATGCACGAGTGGTATATCGTCGATAG
- a CDS encoding Re/Si-specific NAD(P)(+) transhydrogenase subunit alpha, translated as MRIAVAKEVEVGERRVALVPDTVGRLVKQGLEVWVEAGAGEQAFFFDDAYKAAGATIVSDTGALWREADVLLKVNPPKEHEIHQLKEGGVLIGFLNPLGNPNLIQRLAERRVTAFSMELIPRTSRAQSMDALSSQAGVAGYKAVLIAAAAVPKFFPMLTTAAGTIAPAKVFIMGAGVAGLQAIATARRLGAIVEAFDIRPAVKEEVQSLGAKFIEVQLNEETVAAGGYAKEVSEASKQRTQEVLTEHVKQADVVITTAQVPGRKAPILVTEEMVAQMKPGAVIVDLAAEQGGNCACTEPGKDVQRNGVTIIGPMNLPASMPVHASQMYAKNVLTLVQYLIKESALHLNFEDDIISSTCVSNNGEILNQRVRDGLTQVKINA; from the coding sequence ATGAGAATTGCGGTTGCAAAGGAAGTTGAAGTTGGCGAACGTCGTGTGGCACTGGTGCCTGACACTGTAGGCAGGTTAGTAAAACAGGGTCTAGAAGTGTGGGTAGAGGCGGGTGCTGGTGAGCAAGCATTTTTCTTTGATGACGCCTATAAAGCAGCTGGTGCAACGATTGTCTCGGATACAGGTGCTTTGTGGCGTGAGGCGGATGTTCTATTAAAAGTTAATCCGCCGAAAGAGCATGAAATTCATCAGCTCAAGGAAGGAGGTGTGTTGATTGGGTTTCTAAACCCTTTGGGAAATCCGAACCTAATCCAGCGTTTAGCCGAGCGCCGAGTCACCGCCTTCAGTATGGAATTGATCCCCCGCACCAGTCGGGCGCAGAGCATGGATGCTTTGTCTTCTCAAGCGGGAGTGGCTGGATACAAGGCGGTACTGATTGCGGCGGCAGCTGTGCCGAAGTTCTTCCCGATGTTGACGACAGCAGCCGGGACAATTGCACCGGCGAAAGTATTTATCATGGGTGCAGGAGTAGCGGGACTGCAAGCGATCGCTACTGCTAGACGCCTAGGTGCCATCGTAGAAGCCTTTGATATTCGTCCTGCCGTGAAAGAAGAGGTGCAAAGCCTAGGGGCGAAATTTATCGAAGTGCAGCTGAATGAAGAAACTGTGGCAGCGGGCGGCTACGCGAAAGAAGTTTCTGAAGCCTCTAAGCAACGCACCCAGGAAGTCCTCACCGAGCATGTCAAGCAAGCCGATGTCGTCATTACCACAGCTCAGGTTCCGGGCAGGAAAGCGCCCATCCTGGTGACTGAGGAAATGGTAGCCCAGATGAAACCGGGTGCGGTCATTGTCGATTTGGCAGCTGAGCAAGGCGGCAACTGCGCCTGCACGGAACCTGGCAAGGATGTACAGCGCAACGGAGTCACGATTATTGGCCCGATGAATTTACCTGCGTCTATGCCGGTTCACGCCAGTCAAATGTATGCCAAGAATGTTTTGACTTTGGTGCAATACCTGATTAAAGAGAGTGCATTGCATCTGAATTTTGAGGATGACATCATTAGTAGTACCTGCGTCTCTAATAACGGTGAGATTCTCAATCAACGAGTCCGGGATGGTTTAACTCAGGTAAAGATTAACGCCTAG
- a CDS encoding AAA family ATPase, producing MSFSEEFELLLRARYPLIYIPTPEEERVEVAIAQVAQRLGDRPVYIWDFVDGYQGNPNDAGFGRRNPVQALEFVEKVAASAPGIFILRDFSRFLEDISVYRKLRNLSRRLKSQPKNIVIVAPQIAIPTDLSEVLTILEFPLPAPAEIKTEVERLLGATGKSLTSKILDELVRSCQGLSMERIRRVLARAIATHGELRPEDVELVLEEKRQTIRQTQILEFYSSSEKISDIGGLDNLKDWLLRRGGSFSERARQYGLPYPRGLLLVGIQGTGKSLTAKAIAHHWHLPLLRLDVGRLFGGLVGESESRTRQMIQLAEALAPCVLWIDEIDKAFSGIDGKSDAGTTSRVFGTFITWLAEKTSPVFVVATANNIQALPPEMLRKGRFDEIFFVGLPEQEERRAIFAVHLSRLRPHNLSSYDLDRVAYETPDFSGAEIEQTLIEAMHIGFSQNRDFTTDDILEAASQIVPLARTAQEQIQFLQDWAAAGKARMASRHSPLSSRFHQLQQPESQA from the coding sequence ATGAGCTTCAGTGAAGAGTTTGAACTGCTGCTACGCGCCCGATATCCATTAATTTATATTCCAACTCCCGAAGAGGAACGAGTAGAAGTAGCGATCGCGCAGGTAGCTCAACGGTTAGGCGATCGCCCAGTCTATATCTGGGATTTTGTCGATGGCTATCAGGGCAACCCCAACGATGCCGGTTTTGGACGACGCAATCCGGTTCAAGCATTAGAATTTGTAGAAAAAGTGGCAGCATCTGCCCCAGGAATCTTTATTTTGCGGGATTTTTCCCGTTTTTTAGAAGATATATCAGTTTATCGCAAGCTGAGGAATCTGTCACGGCGTCTGAAATCCCAGCCGAAAAATATTGTCATCGTCGCGCCGCAAATTGCCATTCCAACGGACTTGAGTGAAGTCTTAACCATCCTGGAGTTTCCGTTGCCAGCGCCAGCTGAGATCAAGACAGAAGTGGAACGCTTACTCGGTGCCACAGGTAAATCCCTCACCAGCAAAATTTTGGATGAACTGGTGCGTTCCTGCCAAGGGCTATCGATGGAACGGATTCGTCGTGTCTTGGCACGCGCGATCGCGACTCACGGCGAATTGCGCCCTGAAGACGTGGAACTGGTGCTGGAAGAAAAGCGTCAAACCATTCGCCAGACGCAAATATTAGAGTTTTATTCGAGTAGCGAGAAAATTTCTGATATTGGCGGCTTAGATAACCTAAAAGACTGGCTGCTGCGGCGTGGTGGTTCCTTTTCAGAACGCGCAAGGCAATATGGTCTACCTTATCCCAGAGGGTTACTCCTAGTAGGAATTCAGGGAACCGGAAAATCGCTGACGGCAAAAGCGATCGCCCATCATTGGCACTTACCTTTATTACGCTTAGATGTAGGGCGTCTTTTTGGAGGATTGGTGGGAGAATCGGAATCTCGCACTCGGCAAATGATTCAACTAGCAGAAGCTTTAGCTCCTTGCGTACTGTGGATCGATGAAATTGACAAAGCTTTCTCTGGCATTGATGGCAAAAGCGATGCCGGAACAACTAGCCGCGTCTTTGGTACCTTTATTACTTGGCTGGCAGAAAAAACTTCACCTGTATTCGTCGTGGCGACTGCTAACAATATTCAAGCTTTACCCCCGGAAATGCTTCGCAAAGGCAGATTTGATGAAATCTTTTTTGTGGGTTTGCCCGAACAAGAGGAACGTCGCGCCATTTTTGCGGTACACTTATCCAGGCTGCGGCCTCACAACTTGAGTAGTTACGATCTCGATCGGGTAGCATACGAAACCCCCGATTTTTCTGGGGCAGAAATTGAGCAAACCTTGATAGAAGCGATGCACATTGGCTTTAGCCAGAATCGAGACTTCACTACCGATGATATTTTAGAAGCCGCCAGTCAGATTGTGCCCCTAGCTCGGACTGCCCAAGAGCAAATCCAGTTTTTGCAAGATTGGGCAGCCGCCGGTAAAGCCCGTATGGCATCGAGACACAGCCCTTTGAGTAGTCGCTTTCATCAGCTGCAACAACCGGAATCACAAGCATGA
- a CDS encoding YceD family protein has protein sequence MKAIYIPGLLKAPERSEVIQIDEFLPELETLTPVRGQIKVSHQGNYLDVSVKAEAIVTLTCHRCLQQYNHRLAINTSEMIWLDEAAEQPDTGPVERETPLEDLLEMLPPQGHFQPDVWLYEQMCLAIPPRQLCDKDCSGIQPANTNGSDSLSDRRWEALKALKKQFPK, from the coding sequence ATGAAGGCGATTTATATTCCTGGGCTTCTGAAAGCGCCAGAGCGCTCAGAAGTCATTCAAATTGATGAGTTTTTACCAGAACTGGAAACTTTGACGCCCGTGCGCGGACAGATAAAAGTTTCCCATCAAGGAAATTACCTGGATGTTTCTGTGAAAGCAGAAGCAATTGTCACTCTCACTTGTCATCGTTGCTTGCAACAGTATAATCACCGTCTAGCTATCAACACATCAGAAATGATTTGGTTAGATGAAGCGGCTGAGCAACCAGACACAGGGCCTGTAGAACGAGAAACACCACTCGAAGATTTGTTGGAAATGCTGCCGCCACAGGGTCATTTTCAGCCTGATGTTTGGCTATACGAACAAATGTGTTTGGCAATTCCCCCAAGGCAGCTTTGTGACAAAGATTGTTCGGGGATTCAACCAGCAAATACTAATGGCTCGGACAGTTTATCTGACCGCCGATGGGAAGCTTTAAAAGCACTCAAAAAACAATTTCCCAAATAG
- a CDS encoding SH3 domain-containing protein has translation MSWSGLAKFIIGFFLAIVLLAVGGGATAYYFLTKLSAPPPKPVYANDKPEVKAKASPGAVKTTSASSAQPNPTPTPSTAPAKVLEPGAYTARVTWREGLSLREAPTLEANRVGGVGYNQRIVVIKESDDKRWQQIRLEEGEQQGWIKAGNIERVETEQQQ, from the coding sequence ATGAGTTGGTCGGGTTTAGCAAAATTTATAATTGGTTTCTTCCTAGCGATCGTCCTCCTCGCTGTGGGTGGTGGTGCTACCGCCTATTACTTCTTAACTAAACTGTCGGCTCCTCCGCCCAAGCCGGTTTATGCAAATGATAAACCAGAGGTAAAAGCCAAAGCTTCTCCTGGCGCTGTCAAGACAACATCGGCGTCCTCCGCTCAACCCAACCCAACGCCGACGCCCAGCACTGCTCCTGCTAAAGTGCTAGAACCTGGAGCGTATACCGCTCGCGTTACCTGGCGCGAAGGTTTAAGCTTACGAGAGGCACCAACTTTGGAAGCCAACCGCGTCGGTGGGGTCGGATACAATCAGCGGATTGTAGTCATCAAAGAAAGCGATGATAAAAGATGGCAACAGATCCGTCTGGAAGAGGGCGAACAACAAGGCTGGATCAAAGCCGGTAACATTGAGCGAGTTGAGACAGAACAACAGCAATAG